Proteins from a genomic interval of Caulobacter rhizosphaerae:
- the murJ gene encoding murein biosynthesis integral membrane protein MurJ, which translates to MTDIAPPEKPAQTPDQPKKAGGLLKSSAIYSGLTLVSRFMGFARDLAVSYRMGASATPAADAYNAALAFPNLFRRFFAEGAFAAAFVPAYAKSLQRDGEETADILAADAMATLAASTIVITIVCQLAMPWLMMLISPGFGWGTEKYKLAVLLTQITMPYLPCMAIVAHLSGVLNARDRFVLSAGAPILLNIATLVFILPQTTAVGAATWGSVGVIVAGVAQVALLTWGVNKSGAKVHWRLPRLTPEVRELIGKAIPGALAASATQVNIFISGNLASHVPGGRSWLATADRLYQLPLGLVGVAIGVALLPRLSRAVNTGDGDDAQTAMDQAITLAMALTIPAAAALVAMPGFLSDALYTRGQFTSFDASQTASALLFYGLGTPAFVLQQLYSRAFFARGDTKSPMRFALVSVAMNIGLGILLFNLVGVKGIAAATAVASWINVGQMALGLSRKGHYSPSLQTWSRVSRILAASVAMGGALAAASHWRPLIEAPLRELGLRGHTLGAKEFALLLTVLVGAALYPPLVFLFGGVTPSELKGVLRRGK; encoded by the coding sequence GTGACCGACATCGCGCCCCCCGAAAAGCCCGCCCAGACACCCGACCAGCCCAAGAAGGCCGGCGGCCTGCTGAAATCGTCGGCGATCTATTCCGGCCTGACCCTGGTCAGCCGGTTTATGGGCTTCGCCCGCGACCTGGCGGTCTCGTACCGGATGGGGGCCAGCGCCACCCCGGCCGCCGACGCCTACAACGCCGCCCTGGCCTTCCCCAACCTGTTCCGCCGGTTCTTCGCCGAGGGGGCCTTCGCCGCCGCCTTCGTGCCCGCCTACGCCAAGTCGCTGCAGCGCGACGGCGAGGAGACGGCCGACATCCTGGCCGCCGACGCCATGGCCACCCTGGCAGCCTCGACCATCGTCATCACCATCGTCTGCCAACTGGCCATGCCCTGGCTGATGATGCTGATCAGCCCCGGCTTCGGCTGGGGCACCGAGAAGTACAAGCTGGCGGTTCTGCTGACCCAGATCACCATGCCCTACCTGCCGTGCATGGCGATCGTCGCCCACCTGTCGGGGGTGCTGAACGCCCGCGACCGCTTCGTGCTGTCGGCCGGGGCGCCGATCCTGCTGAACATCGCCACCCTGGTCTTCATCCTGCCCCAGACCACCGCCGTCGGCGCCGCCACCTGGGGCTCGGTCGGGGTGATCGTCGCCGGGGTGGCCCAGGTGGCCCTGCTGACCTGGGGCGTCAACAAGTCCGGCGCCAAGGTCCACTGGCGGCTGCCGCGCCTGACGCCGGAGGTGCGCGAATTGATCGGCAAGGCCATCCCGGGGGCCCTGGCGGCCAGCGCCACCCAGGTCAACATCTTCATCTCCGGCAACCTGGCCAGCCACGTGCCCGGCGGCCGTTCTTGGTTGGCCACCGCCGACCGCCTGTACCAGCTGCCGCTGGGCCTGGTGGGCGTGGCCATCGGCGTGGCCCTGCTGCCGCGGCTGTCGCGGGCCGTCAACACCGGCGACGGCGACGACGCCCAGACCGCCATGGACCAGGCCATCACCCTGGCCATGGCCCTGACCATCCCGGCCGCTGCGGCCCTGGTGGCCATGCCCGGCTTCCTGTCGGACGCCCTCTACACCCGCGGCCAGTTCACCAGCTTCGACGCCAGCCAGACGGCCTCGGCCCTGCTGTTCTACGGCCTGGGCACCCCGGCCTTCGTGCTGCAGCAGCTGTACTCCCGAGCCTTCTTCGCCCGCGGCGACACCAAGAGCCCGATGCGCTTCGCCCTGGTCTCGGTGGCCATGAACATCGGCCTGGGCATCCTGCTGTTCAACCTGGTCGGGGTGAAGGGCATCGCCGCCGCCACGGCCGTGGCCTCGTGGATCAATGTCGGCCAGATGGCCTTGGGCCTGTCGCGCAAGGGCCACTACAGCCCCTCGCTGCAGACCTGGTCGCGAGTCAGCCGGATCCTGGCCGCCAGCGTCGCCATGGGCGGCGCGCTGGCCGCCGCCTCGCACTGGCGGCCGCTGATCGAGGCGCCGCTGCGCGAGCTTGGCCTGCGCGGCCACACCCTGGGCGCCAAGGAATTCGCCCTGCTGCTGACCGTGCTGGTCGGCGCGGCGCTGTACCCGCCCCTGGTCTTCCTGTTCGGCGGCGTGACCCCGTCGGAACTGAAGGGCGTGCTGAGGCGCGGCAAGTGA
- the trpS gene encoding tryptophan--tRNA ligase: MTDHTPVPYAGPTRVLSGVQPSGALHLGNYLGALVKFARLQHEMDTFIFVADLHAITVWQDPALLAQQTREIAAAYLAAGLDPAKATIFPQSAVREHSELAWIFQCVARLGWLDRMTQFKEKSGKHKERSSVGLYTYPVLQAADILVYKATHVPVGEDQKQHLELTRDIAGKFNHDFGVQGFFPQPEPLIQGPGARIMSLRDGSAKMSKSDPSDYSRINLTDDADAIATKVKKARTDPEPLPETLDELAARPEADNLVGIFAALAGRTKAEVLAEYAGKGFGTFKPALAELAVEKLAPVGETMRRFLADPTEIDRILKAGAERASEVAAPTVAEVKKLVGFWGA; the protein is encoded by the coding sequence ATGACCGACCACACCCCCGTCCCCTATGCGGGCCCGACCCGCGTGCTTTCCGGCGTCCAGCCGTCCGGCGCCCTGCACCTGGGCAACTACCTCGGCGCCCTGGTGAAGTTCGCCCGGCTGCAGCACGAGATGGACACCTTCATCTTCGTGGCCGACCTGCACGCCATCACCGTCTGGCAGGACCCGGCCCTGCTGGCCCAGCAGACCCGCGAGATCGCCGCCGCCTACCTGGCCGCGGGCCTCGACCCGGCCAAGGCCACGATCTTCCCGCAGTCGGCGGTGCGCGAGCATTCCGAACTGGCCTGGATCTTCCAGTGCGTGGCCCGCCTGGGCTGGCTGGACCGCATGACCCAGTTCAAGGAGAAGAGCGGCAAGCACAAGGAGCGCTCCAGCGTCGGCCTCTACACCTATCCGGTGCTGCAGGCCGCCGACATCCTGGTCTACAAGGCCACCCACGTGCCGGTGGGCGAGGACCAGAAGCAGCACCTGGAGCTGACCCGCGACATCGCCGGCAAGTTCAACCACGACTTCGGCGTCCAAGGCTTCTTCCCCCAGCCCGAGCCGCTGATCCAGGGGCCCGGCGCGCGGATCATGAGCCTGCGCGACGGCTCGGCCAAGATGAGCAAGTCCGACCCGTCGGACTACAGCCGCATCAACCTGACCGACGACGCCGACGCCATCGCCACCAAGGTCAAGAAGGCCCGCACCGACCCGGAGCCGCTGCCCGAGACCCTGGACGAGCTGGCCGCCCGTCCCGAGGCCGACAACCTGGTCGGCATCTTCGCGGCGCTGGCGGGGCGGACCAAGGCCGAGGTGCTGGCCGAGTACGCGGGCAAGGGCTTCGGGACCTTCAAGCCGGCCCTAGCCGAGCTGGCGGTCGAGAAGCTGGCCCCGGTCGGTGAGACCATGCGCCGCTTCCTGGCCGACCCGACCGAGATCGACCGGATCCTCAAGGCCGGGGCCGAGCGGGCGTCCGAGGTCGCCGCGCCGACGGTGGCGGAGGTGAAGAAGCTGGTGGGGTTCTGGGGGGCCTGA
- a CDS encoding cytochrome P450, producing MSDGAIDLSSDAQRDAARAKAYATPLELIDVADPALFQADAHWPYFERLRAEDPVHYCANSEHGPYWSITRYNDIMTVDTTHQVFSSDSSFGGITIRNFDEDFVLPMFIAMDPPKHDIQRKTVSPIVSPVNLALLEGTIRERVGGILDDLPIGETFDWVDKVSIELTTQMLATLFDFPWEERRKLTRWSDVTTAVPGAGIVDSEDQRRAELLECLAYFTELWNQRVNSTEPGNDLISMLAHGEATRNMPPFEYLGNILLLIVGGNDTTRNSITGGLLALSQNPAEEAKLRADPSLIPNMVSEIIRWQTPLAYMRRTAIADFELSGKTIKKGDKVVMWYVSGNRDETVIDNPNAFLIDRPRARQHLSFGFGIHRCVGNRLAELQLKIIWEEILKRFPKIEVMGEPKRVYSSFVKGYESLPVRIPARL from the coding sequence ATGAGCGACGGAGCCATCGACCTGTCGAGCGACGCCCAGAGGGACGCGGCCAGGGCCAAGGCCTATGCCACGCCCCTGGAACTGATCGACGTCGCCGATCCCGCCCTGTTCCAGGCCGACGCCCACTGGCCCTATTTCGAGCGGCTGCGGGCCGAGGACCCTGTCCACTACTGCGCCAACAGCGAGCACGGCCCCTACTGGTCGATCACCCGCTATAACGACATCATGACCGTCGACACCACCCACCAGGTGTTCTCGTCGGACAGCAGCTTCGGCGGCATCACGATCCGCAACTTCGACGAGGACTTCGTCCTGCCGATGTTCATCGCCATGGACCCGCCCAAGCACGACATCCAGCGCAAGACCGTCAGCCCGATCGTCTCGCCCGTGAACCTGGCGTTGCTGGAGGGGACGATCCGCGAGCGAGTGGGCGGGATCCTCGACGACCTGCCGATCGGCGAGACCTTCGACTGGGTCGACAAGGTGTCGATCGAGCTGACCACCCAGATGCTGGCCACCCTGTTCGACTTTCCCTGGGAAGAGCGCCGCAAGCTGACCCGCTGGTCCGACGTCACCACCGCCGTGCCGGGGGCCGGCATCGTCGACAGCGAGGATCAGCGCCGGGCCGAACTGCTGGAGTGCCTGGCCTATTTCACCGAGCTGTGGAACCAACGGGTCAATTCGACCGAGCCCGGAAACGACCTGATCTCGATGCTGGCCCACGGCGAGGCGACGCGGAACATGCCGCCGTTCGAGTATCTGGGGAACATCCTGCTGCTGATCGTCGGCGGCAATGACACCACCCGCAACTCGATCACCGGCGGCCTGCTGGCCCTCAGCCAGAACCCGGCGGAAGAGGCCAAGCTGCGCGCCGACCCGTCGCTGATCCCCAACATGGTCTCGGAGATCATCCGCTGGCAGACGCCGCTGGCCTATATGCGCCGCACGGCGATCGCGGACTTCGAGCTGTCGGGCAAGACCATCAAGAAGGGCGACAAGGTGGTGATGTGGTACGTCTCGGGCAACCGCGACGAGACGGTGATCGACAACCCGAACGCCTTCCTGATCGACCGGCCGCGCGCCCGCCAGCACCTGTCGTTCGGCTTCGGCATCCACCGCTGCGTCGGCAACCGCCTGGCCGAGCTGCAGCTGAAGATCATCTGGGAGGAGATCCTCAAGCGCTTCCCCAAGATCGAGGTGATGGGCGAGCCCAAGCGGGTCTATTCGAGTTTCGTGAAGGGGTATGAGAGCCTGCCGGTGCGGATACCGGCGCGGCTCTAG
- a CDS encoding NifU family protein, with translation MFIQTETTPNPEVLKFLPGREVLGEGAREFRTAEEGDASPLAEALFRLGDVNRVFFGPDFLTVTKAEGAEWPHLKAPILAAIMDHFTSGRPLLLDQVESGHDEDGVYDDETAQIVAEIKDLLDTRIRPAVAQDGGDIVFSKFEPATGVVWLHMRGACSGCPSSSATLKAGVENMLKHYVPEVTRVEQTL, from the coding sequence ATGTTCATCCAGACCGAAACCACGCCCAACCCCGAGGTCCTGAAGTTCCTGCCCGGCCGCGAAGTGCTGGGTGAAGGCGCGCGCGAGTTCCGCACCGCCGAGGAGGGCGACGCCTCGCCGCTGGCTGAGGCGCTGTTCCGTCTGGGTGACGTCAACCGCGTGTTCTTCGGCCCGGATTTCCTCACGGTGACCAAGGCCGAGGGCGCCGAATGGCCGCACCTGAAGGCGCCGATCCTGGCCGCCATCATGGACCACTTCACCAGCGGTCGGCCCCTGCTGCTGGACCAGGTCGAGAGCGGTCACGACGAGGACGGCGTCTACGACGACGAAACCGCCCAGATCGTCGCCGAGATCAAGGACCTGCTCGACACCCGCATCCGTCCGGCCGTGGCCCAGGACGGCGGCGACATCGTGTTCAGCAAGTTCGAGCCCGCCACCGGCGTGGTCTGGCTGCACATGCGCGGCGCCTGCTCGGGTTGCCCGTCGTCGTCGGCCACGCTGAAGGCCGGGGTCGAGAACATGCTCAAGCACTACGTGCCGGAAGTGACCCGCGTCGAGCAGACGCTTTAG
- a CDS encoding malonic semialdehyde reductase, which translates to MAKLADTALDQLFTKARTRNGWSDRPIPEPVLRELYDLVKFGPTAANTTPARFVFLQSPEAKARLAALSSGSNGPKILQAPVTVIIGYDLDFPETLDRLFPNAPGAKHWFGDPVAKEVAALRNSSLQGGYFILAARALGLDVGPMSGFDNAAVDKEFFAGTNIKSNFIASIGYGTEENLFPRNPRLAFEEATKIL; encoded by the coding sequence ATGGCCAAGCTCGCCGACACGGCTCTCGACCAACTGTTCACCAAGGCCCGCACGCGCAACGGCTGGAGCGACCGGCCCATCCCCGAACCGGTGCTGCGCGAGCTGTACGACCTGGTGAAGTTCGGCCCCACTGCGGCCAACACCACCCCGGCGCGCTTCGTGTTCCTGCAAAGCCCTGAAGCCAAGGCCAGGCTGGCGGCGCTGTCGTCGGGTTCGAACGGCCCGAAGATCCTCCAGGCGCCGGTGACCGTCATCATCGGCTACGACCTGGACTTCCCCGAGACCCTGGACCGCCTGTTCCCCAACGCCCCGGGCGCCAAGCACTGGTTCGGCGACCCCGTGGCCAAGGAAGTCGCCGCGCTGCGCAACAGCTCGCTGCAAGGCGGCTATTTCATCCTGGCGGCGCGGGCGCTGGGCCTGGACGTCGGCCCGATGTCGGGCTTCGACAACGCCGCCGTCGACAAGGAGTTCTTCGCCGGGACCAACATCAAGTCGAACTTCATCGCCTCGATCGGCTACGGCACCGAAGAAAACCTGTTCCCGCGCAATCCGCGCCTCGCCTTCGAGGAAGCCACGAAGATCCTCTGA
- a CDS encoding DUF1131 family protein, with amino-acid sequence MTQRLALIAAPLLLLAACGPAKQADTAAPPAAAGAEVPKSGPVAIAVTPYVGGPLHVRADGVGPITGETAFDLATIKALFPKAVVKSAFIHTGEGPPGPIITVEQDNVPLLEIGKGSEGGIGEIRLAGGPVQGPKGEALLARWADLSFDIAQCRAGEGRTVSQAVCVRPEAPTVSYVFGVPGWAKGGLPPVEVLKAKGQLNEFVWRPAEKAAVGAA; translated from the coding sequence ATGACCCAGCGCCTCGCCCTGATCGCCGCTCCGCTGCTGCTGCTCGCCGCCTGCGGCCCCGCCAAGCAAGCCGACACCGCCGCGCCGCCGGCCGCCGCCGGTGCGGAGGTCCCCAAGTCCGGACCCGTCGCCATCGCGGTCACGCCCTATGTCGGCGGGCCGCTGCATGTGCGCGCCGACGGCGTGGGCCCGATCACCGGCGAGACGGCCTTCGACCTGGCGACCATCAAGGCCCTGTTCCCCAAGGCGGTGGTCAAGAGCGCCTTCATCCACACCGGCGAGGGCCCGCCCGGACCGATCATCACCGTCGAGCAGGACAATGTCCCGCTGCTGGAGATCGGCAAGGGCTCCGAAGGCGGCATTGGCGAGATTCGCCTGGCCGGCGGGCCGGTCCAGGGTCCCAAGGGCGAAGCCCTGCTCGCAAGGTGGGCCGACCTGTCGTTCGACATCGCCCAGTGCCGGGCCGGCGAGGGCCGCACCGTCAGCCAGGCCGTCTGCGTGCGACCCGAGGCCCCGACCGTGTCCTACGTGTTCGGCGTCCCCGGCTGGGCCAAGGGCGGCCTGCCGCCGGTCGAGGTCCTGAAGGCCAAGGGCCAGCTGAACGAGTTCGTCTGGCGCCCGGCCGAGAAGGCCGCCGTCGGCGCGGCCTGA
- a CDS encoding DUF1131 family protein encodes MFRRLILAAPLLVLAACGPADKPAGSKTAAPAIAPAPAMATRKDASGAVDRFTPYVGGPLMLDEFSVGPVMAQTDFSLDAIKPRFPKAVVKSAFLHQGSGEPTPIITVEQGGGMIEIQGNPGTTKVGDIRVSGGAPKGPRGETLGMKWADAGMDYPRCWAGKDRDVHAVICTQPGEPVLRYVFGVPGWTQEAMPPEATLRDKAVLREFLWRGGAPVQ; translated from the coding sequence ATGTTCCGACGCTTGATCCTCGCAGCGCCCCTGCTGGTCCTGGCCGCCTGCGGGCCGGCCGACAAGCCGGCCGGCTCCAAAACCGCCGCGCCTGCGATCGCCCCGGCTCCCGCCATGGCGACGCGGAAGGACGCGTCCGGCGCCGTCGACCGCTTCACGCCCTATGTCGGCGGCCCGCTGATGCTGGACGAGTTCTCGGTCGGCCCGGTCATGGCCCAGACCGACTTCTCGCTCGACGCCATCAAGCCCCGCTTTCCGAAAGCGGTGGTGAAGTCCGCTTTCCTGCATCAGGGCTCGGGCGAACCGACCCCGATCATCACGGTCGAGCAGGGCGGCGGCATGATCGAGATCCAGGGCAATCCCGGCACGACCAAGGTCGGCGACATCCGCGTCAGCGGCGGCGCTCCCAAGGGGCCACGCGGCGAGACGCTAGGCATGAAGTGGGCCGACGCCGGCATGGACTATCCGCGCTGCTGGGCGGGCAAGGACCGCGACGTCCACGCGGTAATCTGCACCCAGCCCGGCGAGCCGGTGCTGCGCTACGTGTTCGGCGTGCCCGGCTGGACGCAGGAGGCGATGCCGCCTGAGGCGACGCTGCGGGACAAGGCTGTCCTGCGGGAGTTCCTGTGGCGCGGCGGAGCGCCGGTCCAATGA
- the tsaB gene encoding tRNA (adenosine(37)-N6)-threonylcarbamoyltransferase complex dimerization subunit type 1 TsaB has protein sequence MILALDTCLAASSVAILDGDTVLAARSEPMTRGHQERIAVLAREVAAEAGARFAALTRIAVTVGPGSFTGLRVGLSFAKGLATALSIPCVGVNTLEALAASANATGLVAGVLDAKMGQVYLQVFDGGKALMAPDALEVGVAAARLAELCSGGPATLVGSGAPLVADVLPEATVLTPAYADPVAIARLAAARPAPSHSPRPLYLRAPYAVAPAA, from the coding sequence ATGATCCTCGCCCTCGACACCTGCCTCGCCGCCAGCTCCGTCGCCATCCTGGACGGCGACACGGTCCTCGCCGCCCGCAGCGAACCGATGACCCGCGGCCACCAGGAGCGCATCGCGGTCCTGGCCCGGGAGGTCGCCGCCGAGGCCGGGGCGAGGTTCGCCGCGCTGACCCGCATCGCCGTCACGGTCGGCCCCGGCTCGTTCACTGGCCTGCGGGTCGGCCTGTCGTTCGCCAAGGGCCTGGCCACGGCCCTGTCGATCCCCTGCGTCGGCGTCAATACGCTGGAGGCCCTGGCCGCCTCGGCGAACGCGACAGGGCTGGTGGCCGGGGTGCTCGACGCCAAGATGGGCCAAGTCTATCTGCAGGTGTTCGACGGCGGCAAGGCGCTGATGGCCCCCGACGCCCTGGAGGTCGGGGTCGCCGCCGCGCGCCTGGCCGAGCTCTGTTCGGGCGGGCCGGCCACCCTGGTCGGTTCAGGCGCGCCGCTGGTCGCCGACGTCCTGCCCGAAGCGACCGTGCTGACGCCGGCCTATGCCGATCCGGTCGCCATCGCCCGCCTGGCCGCCGCCAGGCCCGCGCCCAGCCATTCGCCCCGGCCGCTTTACCTGCGCGCGCCCTACGCCGTGGCGCCGGCCGCATGA
- the rimI gene encoding ribosomal protein S18-alanine N-acetyltransferase: protein MILRPVGLEACFTLADLHDRAFDRPWTAEAFETLLKGPGVFAVLGEAGDPQEAKGFILCRAIAGEAEILTVAVEPAARRRGWGAALVEMAAGVAKEAAAFEMFLEVAADNVAAIGLYETTGFARVGLRKGYYPHADGAKDAVVMRRVLNS, encoded by the coding sequence ATGATCCTGCGTCCCGTCGGGCTGGAAGCCTGTTTCACCCTGGCCGACCTGCATGACCGCGCCTTCGACCGGCCCTGGACGGCGGAAGCGTTCGAGACCCTGCTCAAGGGCCCCGGCGTCTTCGCCGTGCTGGGCGAGGCGGGCGATCCGCAAGAGGCCAAGGGCTTCATCCTGTGCCGGGCGATCGCCGGCGAGGCCGAGATCCTGACCGTGGCCGTCGAGCCCGCCGCCCGTCGCCGCGGCTGGGGCGCGGCCCTGGTGGAGATGGCGGCCGGCGTCGCCAAGGAAGCCGCCGCCTTCGAGATGTTCCTTGAGGTCGCGGCCGACAACGTTGCGGCGATCGGGCTCTACGAGACCACCGGCTTCGCCCGCGTCGGCCTGAGAAAAGGCTATTATCCCCATGCGGATGGGGCCAAGGACGCGGTGGTGATGCGTCGGGTGCTTAACAGCTAG
- a CDS encoding Fur family transcriptional regulator — protein sequence MDRLEKLCIDKGMRMTDQRRVIARVLSAATDHPDVEELHRRAHAVDPHISIATVYRTVRLFEESGIIERHDFRDGRSRYEETPDHHHDHLIDMKTGKVVEFVDEEIEALQNAIARKLGYKLVDHRLELYGVPIEE from the coding sequence GTGGACCGCCTCGAAAAGCTTTGCATCGATAAAGGCATGCGCATGACCGACCAGCGTCGGGTCATCGCCCGCGTGCTGTCGGCGGCCACCGACCATCCGGACGTCGAGGAGCTGCACCGCCGCGCCCACGCCGTGGACCCGCACATCTCGATCGCCACCGTCTATCGGACCGTCCGGTTGTTCGAGGAAAGCGGCATCATCGAGCGCCACGACTTCCGCGACGGCCGTTCGCGCTACGAAGAGACCCCCGACCATCACCACGACCACCTGATCGACATGAAGACCGGCAAGGTCGTCGAGTTCGTGGACGAGGAGATCGAGGCCCTGCAGAACGCCATCGCGCGGAAGCTGGGCTACAAGCTGGTGGACCACCGGCTGGAGTTGTACGGGGTTCCGATCGAGGAATAG
- the miaB gene encoding tRNA (N6-isopentenyl adenosine(37)-C2)-methylthiotransferase MiaB, protein MSETPQKRLYIKTYGCQMNVYDSERMADVLRPLGYGVVDDPEGADLVVLNTCHIREKATEKVYSELGYIKQMKGRKAEAGGRMTIAVAGCVAQAEGKEIMHRQPAVDLVVGPQAYHQLPELIARAHRATGERLSADFAADEKFDALPAERQVSGVTAFLTVQEGCDKFCTFCVVPYTRGGEWSRPPEAIEDEARRLADQGVREVTLLGQNVNAYDGGGYTLARLVRRLAKIPGLDRIRYTTSHPRDMGDDLIEAHGELPELMPYLHLPVQAGSDKILKAMNRDHTAESYVRLVEKIRAARPDIAMSGDFIVGFPGERDGDFDKTLELVREVGFASAFSFKYSRRPGTPASAMPGQVDEAVKAERLDRLNALLDQQQKAFNALQVGKVMPVLFEKKGRNPGQIVGRSPYLQAVHAVGPDSLLGQIVPVRIESSAKMSLGGVLETQHLPEPA, encoded by the coding sequence ATGAGCGAGACCCCGCAAAAGCGCCTCTATATCAAGACCTACGGCTGTCAGATGAACGTCTATGACAGCGAGCGCATGGCCGATGTCCTGCGTCCGCTGGGCTATGGCGTGGTCGACGATCCCGAAGGGGCCGATCTGGTGGTGCTCAACACCTGCCACATCCGCGAGAAGGCCACCGAGAAGGTCTATTCGGAACTGGGCTACATCAAGCAGATGAAGGGCCGCAAGGCCGAGGCCGGCGGCCGGATGACCATCGCCGTGGCCGGCTGCGTGGCCCAGGCCGAGGGCAAGGAGATCATGCATCGCCAGCCGGCGGTCGATCTCGTCGTCGGGCCTCAGGCCTATCACCAGCTGCCCGAGCTGATCGCCCGCGCCCACCGGGCCACCGGCGAGCGGCTGTCGGCCGACTTCGCCGCCGACGAGAAGTTCGACGCCCTGCCCGCCGAGCGCCAGGTGAGCGGCGTCACCGCCTTCCTGACCGTGCAGGAGGGCTGCGACAAGTTCTGCACCTTCTGCGTGGTGCCCTACACCCGCGGCGGGGAATGGTCGCGGCCGCCGGAAGCCATCGAGGACGAGGCCAGACGCCTGGCCGACCAGGGCGTGCGCGAGGTCACCCTGCTGGGCCAGAACGTCAACGCCTATGACGGCGGCGGCTATACCCTGGCCCGGCTGGTGCGCCGGCTGGCCAAGATCCCGGGCCTGGACCGCATCCGCTACACCACCAGCCATCCGCGCGACATGGGCGACGACCTGATCGAGGCCCACGGCGAGCTGCCCGAGTTGATGCCCTATCTGCACCTGCCGGTGCAGGCGGGCAGCGACAAGATCCTCAAGGCGATGAACCGCGACCACACGGCCGAAAGCTATGTGCGGCTGGTCGAGAAGATCCGCGCTGCGCGGCCCGACATCGCCATGAGCGGCGACTTCATCGTCGGCTTCCCCGGCGAGCGCGACGGCGATTTCGACAAGACGCTGGAGCTGGTTCGCGAGGTCGGCTTCGCCAGCGCCTTCTCGTTCAAATATTCGCGCCGCCCCGGCACCCCGGCCTCGGCCATGCCGGGCCAGGTGGACGAAGCGGTCAAGGCCGAGCGCCTGGATCGCCTCAACGCCCTGCTCGACCAGCAGCAGAAGGCGTTCAACGCCCTGCAGGTCGGCAAGGTCATGCCGGTGCTGTTCGAGAAAAAAGGCCGCAATCCCGGTCAAATCGTCGGCCGCAGTCCCTATCTGCAAGCCGTGCACGCGGTGGGCCCCGACAGCCTGCTGGGCCAGATCGTTCCTGTCCGCATCGAGTCGTCCGCCAAGATGAGCCTGGGCGGGGTGCTCGAGACCCAACATCTCCCGGAGCCCGCTTGA
- a CDS encoding PhoH family protein — protein sequence MSRTPEFLPLSDTAVRAVSGPNGRHAALIEDAFKVLIETPGGGVTITGDVKGRSSAKRAIVALADRADADDEVVEADVRVAVGEAHSAGGQASPRAVRKGNVSPKTKGQARYMEAMASHPLCFGLGPAGTGKTFLAVAQGAGMLLRGEVDRLIVTRPAVEAGEKLGFLPGDLNEKVDPYMAPVWEALTDIMGADQLRRRREKLEIEVAPIAFMRGRTLAHAFVIVDEAQNCSRLQMKMVLTRLGEGARMVVTGDPTQVDLLNPRDSGLAHAVSILEGVEGVAVSRFTSADVVRHPLVERIVKAYDADALQTTTR from the coding sequence TTGAGCCGTACGCCTGAGTTCCTGCCCCTGTCCGACACCGCCGTGCGCGCCGTTTCCGGCCCGAACGGCCGTCACGCCGCCCTGATCGAGGACGCCTTCAAGGTGCTGATCGAGACCCCGGGCGGCGGGGTGACGATCACCGGCGACGTCAAGGGCCGCTCCAGCGCCAAGCGGGCGATCGTCGCCCTGGCCGACCGGGCCGACGCCGACGACGAGGTGGTCGAGGCCGACGTGCGGGTGGCGGTGGGCGAGGCCCACAGCGCCGGCGGCCAGGCCTCGCCCCGCGCCGTGCGCAAGGGCAACGTCTCGCCCAAGACCAAGGGCCAGGCCCGCTACATGGAGGCCATGGCCAGCCACCCGCTGTGCTTTGGTCTGGGCCCCGCCGGCACCGGCAAGACCTTCCTGGCCGTCGCCCAGGGCGCGGGCATGCTGCTGCGCGGCGAGGTCGATCGCCTGATCGTCACCCGCCCCGCGGTCGAGGCCGGCGAGAAGCTGGGCTTCCTGCCAGGCGACCTGAACGAGAAGGTCGACCCCTACATGGCGCCGGTCTGGGAGGCCCTGACCGACATCATGGGCGCCGACCAGCTGCGCCGCCGCCGCGAGAAGCTGGAGATCGAGGTCGCCCCGATCGCCTTCATGCGCGGCCGCACCCTGGCTCATGCGTTCGTCATCGTCGACGAGGCCCAGAACTGCTCGCGCCTGCAGATGAAGATGGTCCTGACCCGGCTGGGCGAAGGCGCGCGGATGGTGGTGACGGGCGACCCGACCCAGGTCGACCTGCTGAACCCCCGCGACTCCGGCCTGGCCCACGCGGTGTCGATCCTGGAAGGCGTCGAGGGCGTGGCGGTGTCGCGCTTCACCTCGGCCGACGTGGTCCGCCACCCGCTGGTCGAGCGCATCGTCAAGGCCTACGACGCCGACGCCCTGCAGACCACGACCCGCTAG